One segment of Candidatus Woesearchaeota archaeon DNA contains the following:
- a CDS encoding ArgE/DapE family deacylase, which yields MKNKIKKFTNNSKKESITILSKLIAAKTDNPPGNEILAVNIIKEFFQKNKIKYQIICNPKTKNRPNIIGYLGPDPKQGNKSNIPKKSKEKIKKILLVLHTDVVPAGDNWNTPPFKATIKNGKIYGRGTSDNKGPLGAALMTLKFLKQYESKLKHQILLACVSDEETGGTSNAGIEYLLEKKLITADFTIVPDIAGNMKILDIAEKGIINLKITALGKSAHGSTPDEGINAIILLTELIQKLKNYTLKHKSHKYLSKPTINFGTILGGDAANMVAAHCETILNIRYIPSQTKNKIIAEIKKISLPLEQKGKNGKFKFEVLADAKPHEINPKSKEVQIMLNLLNKELNIKASLNGISGATFAKWLNISGIPAIGWGFGNNNQAHIANEHIKEKEYHKFIEALTLICWKLSSE from the coding sequence ATGAAAAATAAAATTAAAAAATTCACAAATAACTCCAAAAAAGAAAGCATAACTATTCTAAGTAAACTAATTGCTGCAAAAACAGACAATCCTCCTGGTAATGAAATTTTAGCAGTCAATATAATTAAAGAATTTTTTCAAAAAAACAAAATAAAATACCAAATAATTTGCAATCCTAAAACTAAAAATAGACCAAATATTATTGGATACCTCGGTCCAGATCCAAAACAAGGTAACAAATCAAATATTCCAAAAAAAAGTAAAGAAAAAATTAAAAAAATTCTTCTTGTTCTTCATACAGATGTTGTTCCTGCAGGAGATAATTGGAATACTCCCCCATTTAAAGCTACAATTAAAAATGGAAAAATTTATGGAAGGGGAACATCTGACAATAAAGGGCCTCTCGGAGCAGCTCTTATGACTTTAAAATTTTTAAAGCAATATGAGTCAAAACTTAAACATCAAATTTTACTTGCATGCGTGTCTGATGAAGAAACTGGTGGCACAAGTAATGCAGGTATTGAATATTTATTAGAAAAAAAATTAATTACTGCAGATTTCACAATTGTTCCAGATATTGCAGGAAATATGAAAATTTTAGATATTGCAGAAAAAGGAATTATCAATCTTAAAATTACTGCACTTGGTAAATCAGCTCATGGATCAACGCCGGATGAAGGAATCAATGCAATCATATTATTAACTGAACTAATCCAAAAACTAAAAAATTATACTCTTAAACACAAATCTCACAAATATTTGTCAAAACCAACAATTAATTTTGGTACAATTTTAGGGGGAGACGCAGCAAATATGGTGGCAGCTCATTGCGAAACTATTCTAAATATCAGATATATTCCTTCTCAAACAAAAAATAAAATAATTGCTGAAATTAAAAAAATATCTTTACCGCTTGAACAAAAAGGAAAAAATGGAAAATTTAAATTTGAAGTTCTTGCCGACGCAAAACCTCATGAAATTAATCCAAAAAGTAAAGAAGTTCAAATCATGCTTAATCTGTTAAATAAAGAATTAAACATAAAAGCTAGTCTTAATGGAATTAGTGGTGCAACATTTGCTAAATGGCTAAATATCTCAGGAATTCCTGCAATTGGTTGGGGATTTGGAAATAACAATCAAGCGCATATTGCAAATGAACATATTAAAGAAAAAGAGTATCATAAATTTATTGAAGCATTAACTCTTATTTGTTGGAAATTAAGTTCAGAGTAA
- the tgt gene encoding tRNA guanosine(34) transglycosylase Tgt has protein sequence MNFKLLNQEGKARLGELNTAHGTVQTPFFMPVATKLTVKHISPFELKSMGHNACISNTYVLFLKPGRDLIKKAKGIHKFMSYDKTMFTDSGGFQMVNSSLVGGITDKGVTFKDPFSNRTHFLRPEDIMHIERELGSDVAMCLDHMPEVRSCKEKIVESVTRTIDWAKRCKKVHDGKSIYGQKQLLFGIAQGGLFKDLREKSGKAINELDFDGNAIGGLALGETRKEMHQAIKWQIPFLSEKKPRYVMGLGTPQDIIEAVSSGVDCFDSIYPTQNARHCNIFTQNGMIRLNKGLYREDFGPLDPDCDCYVCKNFSRAFLYHLSRSDEWTHHRYLSYHNVYFMSKFMEKIRLAIKENRFEQYKKEFLNGFCKTSSD, from the coding sequence ATGAATTTTAAACTACTAAATCAAGAAGGAAAAGCAAGACTTGGAGAACTTAATACTGCGCATGGGACTGTTCAAACGCCCTTTTTTATGCCTGTTGCTACAAAACTTACTGTAAAACATATTTCTCCTTTTGAACTTAAATCGATGGGGCATAATGCCTGTATTTCTAATACTTATGTTTTATTCTTAAAACCGGGGCGAGACCTCATAAAAAAAGCCAAAGGAATTCATAAGTTTATGAGTTATGACAAAACTATGTTTACTGATTCAGGGGGATTTCAAATGGTAAATAGTTCTTTGGTTGGAGGAATAACTGACAAAGGAGTTACGTTTAAAGATCCATTTTCTAACAGAACTCATTTTTTAAGACCTGAAGATATAATGCATATAGAACGAGAGTTAGGATCAGATGTTGCTATGTGTCTTGATCATATGCCTGAAGTTAGAAGTTGTAAGGAAAAAATTGTAGAATCTGTAACTCGAACCATTGACTGGGCGAAAAGATGTAAGAAAGTACATGATGGAAAAAGCATATATGGACAAAAACAATTATTGTTCGGTATTGCACAAGGTGGTTTATTTAAAGATTTAAGAGAAAAAAGTGGGAAAGCAATAAATGAATTAGACTTTGATGGAAATGCCATAGGTGGTCTTGCACTTGGTGAAACAAGAAAAGAAATGCATCAAGCAATAAAATGGCAAATTCCTTTTTTAAGCGAAAAAAAACCTAGGTATGTAATGGGACTTGGAACGCCTCAAGATATAATTGAAGCAGTAAGTTCTGGAGTTGATTGTTTTGATAGTATATACCCAACACAAAATGCAAGACATTGTAATATATTTACTCAGAATGGAATGATTAGATTAAATAAGGGATTGTATCGAGAAGATTTTGGACCACTTGATCCTGATTGTGATTGTTATGTGTGTAAAAATTTTAGTAGGGCATTTTTATATCATTTATCTCGGAGTGATGAGTGGACACATCATAGATATTTAAGTTATCATAATGTTTATTTTATGTCAAAATTCATGGAAAAAATAAGACTTGCAATTAAAGAAAATAGATTTGAACAATATAAAAAAGAATTTTTAAATGGTTTTTGCAAAACTTCCTCTGATTAA
- the aspS gene encoding aspartate--tRNA ligase, giving the protein MKRTHTCGELRSEEIEKTVCLQGWVDSRRDHGGIIFIDMRDRYGLTQVVFNPDNSNMFELAESLRREWVIEIKGKVIPRKEGMINPNLITGEVEVEVTDLIILNKSEVPPIEIDDRKAASEEMRMKYRYLDLRRPIMQHRIKVRHDAALATREYLNSKGFLEILTPLLVRSTPEGARDYVVPSRVNPGKFYALPQSPQLYKQLLMVAGFDRYFQLPVCLRDEDLRADRQPEFTQIDIEMSFPELEDIYQIGEELLQKIMKKAIDYKLELPIPRISYDESMAKYGCDKPDIRFDLFLNDITEIAKESDFGILKSIIDQGGVVKCVNPNKDFSRKEIDAYTDFIQKLGGKGLVWLKVKDGKLEGSSAKFFSEDLQKKLIEKIDAKNDSTIFMVGGKFKNANFLLWKLRLKLGEDLNLFDPAEFKFCWVTEFPLFEWDADNERWSPCHHMFTMPYEEDLPLLDTDPGKVRASLYDLVLNGVELASGSLRIYRSDIQEKVMDVMGIGKEELENKFGFLLEAFKYGAPPHGGFAIGFDRLVALMCGEQDIREVIAFPKNKNAQCLMDNSPNIVVSEQLKEIHIKLDLVEKKKEETK; this is encoded by the coding sequence ATGAAAAGAACACACACATGTGGTGAATTGAGATCTGAAGAGATCGAAAAAACTGTTTGTTTACAAGGATGGGTTGACTCCCGAAGAGATCATGGTGGAATTATTTTTATTGATATGCGTGATCGTTATGGACTTACTCAAGTTGTTTTTAATCCTGATAATTCAAATATGTTTGAACTTGCAGAAAGTCTACGACGTGAATGGGTTATTGAAATTAAAGGAAAAGTTATTCCGCGTAAAGAAGGCATGATTAATCCTAATTTAATTACGGGAGAAGTTGAAGTTGAAGTTACTGACTTAATTATTCTAAATAAATCAGAAGTGCCACCTATTGAAATTGATGATAGAAAAGCAGCATCTGAAGAAATGCGTATGAAGTATAGGTATTTAGATTTAAGAAGACCAATTATGCAACACAGAATAAAAGTAAGACATGACGCAGCACTGGCAACAAGAGAATATCTTAATAGTAAAGGTTTTTTAGAAATTTTAACTCCTCTATTAGTCAGGTCAACTCCGGAAGGTGCAAGAGATTATGTTGTTCCTAGCAGAGTAAATCCAGGAAAATTTTATGCCTTGCCTCAGTCACCTCAGTTGTATAAACAATTGTTAATGGTTGCAGGATTTGATAGATATTTTCAACTACCTGTTTGTTTAAGAGATGAAGATTTGCGTGCAGATCGTCAACCAGAGTTTACTCAAATAGATATTGAAATGAGTTTTCCAGAACTTGAAGATATTTACCAAATTGGAGAAGAATTACTTCAAAAGATCATGAAAAAAGCTATTGACTATAAGTTAGAACTACCAATTCCAAGAATTAGTTATGATGAATCTATGGCTAAGTATGGTTGTGATAAACCAGATATTAGATTTGATTTATTCCTTAACGACATTACTGAAATTGCTAAAGAGTCTGATTTTGGAATTCTAAAGTCAATCATTGATCAAGGAGGAGTTGTTAAATGCGTCAATCCAAACAAAGATTTTAGTCGAAAAGAAATTGATGCATATACTGATTTTATTCAAAAACTCGGCGGAAAAGGTTTAGTTTGGTTAAAAGTTAAAGATGGTAAACTTGAAGGAAGCAGCGCTAAGTTTTTTAGTGAAGACTTACAAAAAAAATTAATTGAAAAAATCGATGCAAAAAACGATTCAACAATTTTTATGGTGGGTGGAAAATTCAAAAATGCGAATTTTTTATTATGGAAACTTAGACTAAAATTAGGTGAAGATCTTAATTTATTTGATCCTGCTGAATTTAAATTTTGTTGGGTTACTGAATTTCCATTATTTGAATGGGACGCGGATAACGAACGGTGGTCACCATGTCATCATATGTTTACCATGCCGTATGAAGAAGATTTGCCATTGTTAGACACAGATCCAGGTAAAGTTCGCGCATCACTATATGATTTAGTTTTGAATGGTGTTGAGCTTGCATCCGGTTCTCTTAGAATATATAGATCAGATATTCAAGAAAAAGTTATGGATGTAATGGGTATTGGAAAAGAAGAACTTGAAAACAAATTTGGTTTTTTACTTGAAGCTTTCAAATATGGCGCACCACCTCATGGCGGTTTTGCTATTGGATTTGATAGACTTGTAGCGTTAATGTGTGGAGAACAAGATATTAGAGAAGTTATTGCATTCCCAAAAAATAAGAATGCTCAATGTCTAATGGATAACTCTCCAAATATTGTTGTATCAGAACAACTTAAAGAGATCCACATTAAGCTTGACTTAGTTGAAAAGAAAAAAGAAGAAACCAAATAA